The following are from one region of the Aspergillus chevalieri M1 DNA, chromosome 1, nearly complete sequence genome:
- the CRC1 gene encoding carnitine:acyl carnitine antiporter (COG:C;~EggNog:ENOG410PI0H;~InterPro:IPR018108,IPR023395,IPR002067;~PFAM:PF00153;~go_process: GO:0055085 - transmembrane transport [Evidence IEA]) yields MTSTSTTPTNKIQEDVQVAETKPVNKTIAQIRSFAAGGAGGVCAVVVGHPFDLVKVRLQTAQRGVYSSAMDVVRKTVAREGLVRGLYAGVSAPLVGVTPMFAVSFWGYDLGKTIVSSLSEVRVENNTPQFTINQISAAGFFSAIPMTLITAPFERVKVLLQIQGQNPPPPGQKPKYSGGLDVVKQLYQEGGLRSVFRGSAMTLARDGPGSAAYFAAYEYIKRSLTPKDERGNVTGELSMPAVLTAGGAAGIAMWIPVFPVDTIKSRMQSAEGRPTIGGTIRSVYGNGGLKAFFPGFGPALARAVPANAATFAGVELAHKFMKKMFDE; encoded by the exons ATGACTTCCACCTCGACTACCCCGACAAACAAAATCCAGGAAGATGTGCAGGTCGCTGAGACCAAGCCTGTCAACAAGACCATCGCTCAGATCCGGTCCTTTGCTGCCGGTGGTGCCGGTGGTGTTTGTGCGGTCGTTGTCGGTCACCCGTTCGACTTGGTGAAGGTGCGGTTGCAGACGGCGCAGAGGGGCGTGTACTCGAGTGCGATGGATGTTGTTAGGAAGACAGTTGCGAGAGAGGGTCTTGTTAGG GGATTGTATGCTGGTGTTTCGGCGCCGCTTGTTGGTGTTACTCCTATGT TCGCTGTTAGCTTCTGGGGTTACGACTTGGGTAAAACAATCGTCAGCAGCCTTTCGGAGGTGCGCGTCGAAAACAACACTCcccaattcaccatcaacCAGATCTCCGCCGCCGGTTTCTTCTCCGCGATCCCCATGACCTTGATCACCGCCCCCTTCGAGCGTGTCAAGGTTCTCCTCCAGATCCAGGGCCAGAACCCTCCTCCACCCGGCCAAAAGCCTAAATACTCCGGCGGATTGGACGTCGTTAAACAATTGTACCAGGAGGGTGGTTTGCGCAGTGTTTTCCGTGGTAGTGCCATGACCCTGGCGCGTGACGGTCCCGGATCCGCCGCGTACTTTGCCGCCTACGAATACATCAAACGCAGCCTGACTCCGAAGGATGAGCGGGGGAACGTCACGGGCGAACTGTCCATGCCGGCTGTGTtgactgctggtggtgccgCCGGTATCGCCATGTGGATTCCTGTGTTCCCTGTTGATACCATCAAGTCGCGGATGCAGAGTGCTGAAGGCCGACCGACCATTGGAGGTACCATCCGGTCTGTGTACGGTAACGGTGGATTGAAGGCTTTCTTCCCAGGATTCGGACCTGCTTTGGCTAGAGCTGTGCCTGCCAACGCCGCAACTTT CGCTGGTGTTGAGCTAGCACACAAGTTTATGAAGAAGATGTTTGACGAGTAA
- the UBC15 gene encoding putative ubiquitin conjugating enzyme (COG:O;~EggNog:ENOG410PK18;~InterPro:IPR016135,IPR023313,IPR000608;~PFAM:PF00179) — protein MATTPAGRMLSRQLQQMQSSKDIPGISCGLVDNNVFEWEVMLMISDDVQLYGGGFFRALLSFPQEYPHMPPKMKFESPLFHPNIYPTGEVCISILHPPEEDKYGYESAAERWSPVQTPETILLSVISMLSSPNDESPANVEAARLWREDPKEFKRRVRRCVRESLGEE, from the exons ATGGCCACCACACCGGCAGGGCGCATGCTCTCGCGCCAACTGCAGCAAATGCAGTCCAGCAAAGATATCCCGGGGATAAGCTGTGGTCTGGTGGATAATAACGTGTTCGAGTGGGAGGTTATGTTGATGATTTCGGATGATGTGCAGTTGTATGGTG GAGGCTTCTTCCGtgctctcctctcctttccccaGGAATACCCACACATGCCTCCGAAGATGAAATTCGAGTCGCCTCTTTTCCATCCTAATA TCTACCCAACCGGCGAAGTTTGCATCTCCATCCTGCACCCCCCCGAGGAAGACAAATACGGCTACGAGTCCGCCGCCGAGCGCTGGTCCCCCGTGCAAACGCCCGAGACGATCCTGTTGTCAGTGATTTCGATGCTGTCGTCTCCGAACGACGAGAGTCCGGCAAATGTGGAGGCGGCGCGGTTGTGGAGAGAGGATCCGAAGGAGTTTAAGAGGAGGGTTAGGAGGTGTGTTAGGGAGAGTTTGGGGGAAGAATAA
- a CDS encoding uncharacterized protein (COG:G;~EggNog:ENOG410PFF2;~InterPro:IPR020846,IPR011701,IPR036259;~PFAM:PF07690;~TransMembrane:6 (i36-56o68-91i164-186o192-211i275-300o312-333i);~go_function: GO:0022857 - transmembrane transporter activity [Evidence IEA];~go_process: GO:0055085 - transmembrane transport [Evidence IEA]): MSSTDCEKPPVDVTFASDKLAEPEPYIILDRTQKRLITFVVTIVASSSTLASNIYFPAIPTIAEDLNVSVELVNLTVTAYFIFQGLAPSLWGPISDAKGRRTAYVGTLIVLLGARIGLAQTKDYTTLIILRCLQSTGSASTNAIGSGVIGDITTRADRGGYMGFFQGVMLISIAIGPIIGGVLAGSLGWRSIFWFLTVYNGVLLMMVIFLVPETLRSIIGNGSRTPSQRIAQFPLTLYQRYTTVKWDADKVPQQDPAPKRVDVLAPLRILTSKMAAAIIIFFAIYFTVWQMCITAMSTLFTARYGITEIQTGLTFIANGAGSMVGTLITGKIMDCDYRRVHEKFEKDERLESDGRIFPLERAWLGPVPVYASMQCLSILLFGWTVQYPDQVHIAVPIVATFFTG, translated from the exons ATGTCTTCGACGGACTGTGAAAAACCCCCGGTCGATGTGACCTTTGCGTCTGACAAGTTGGCCGAGCCTGAGCCCTATATTATCCTTGATCGTACGCAGAAGAGATTGATCACTTTTGTGGTTACAATTGTTGCGTCCT CTTCCACGTTAGCGTCGAATATCTATTTCCCCGCCATCCCCACCATCGCTGAAGATCTCAATGTCTCTGTCGAACTCGTTAATCTTACTGTCACCGCGTACTTTATTTTCCAAGGCCTGGCGCCTAGTCTTTGGGGGCCGATCTCTGATGCTAAGGGTCGTCGCACGGCGTATGTCGGCACGTTGATCGTGTTGCTGGGTGCACGTATCGGCCTCGCACAGACAAAGGACTATACCACGCTTATTATCTTGCGGTGTCTCCAAAGTACAGGTAGCGCTAGTACGAATGCCATCGGATCAGGTGTGATCGGGGATATCACCACGCGGGCTGACCGCGGGGGATACATGGGATTTTTCCAGGGCGTCATGTTAATTTCGATTGCCATCGGTCCGATCATTGGAGGTGTTCTGGCGGGGTCCCTAGGCTGGAGGTCTATTTTCTGGTTTCTGACCGTGTATAACGGAGTTTTGCTCATGATGGTCATATTCTTGGTTCCTGAAACCTTGCGTTCAATCATTGGTAATGGCAGTCGAACGCCATCTCAACGGATTGCGCAATTTCCGTTAACCCTTTATCAACGCTATACCACGGTGAAATGGGACGCAGACAAAGTCCCTCAGCAGGATCCGGCACCGAAGCGCGTCGACGTCCTGGCACCGCTGCGCATCTTAACCAGCAAAATGGCCGCGGCTATAATCATCTTCTTTGCAATTTATTTCACCGTCTGGCAAATGTGCATCACCGCCATGTCGACTCTCTTCACGGCCCGATACGGTATCACGGAGATCCAAACAGGACTGACTTTCATTGCTAACGGCGCAGGGTCTATGGTTGGTACGCTTATCACAGGCAAAATCATGGACTGTGATTACCGCCGTGTTCATGAGAAATTCGAAAAGGACGAACGCCTCGAGTCTGACGGACGCATCTTCCCCCTGGAGAGAGCCTGGCTCGGCCCGGTCCCTGTCTACGCGAGCATGCAATGTCTATCCATACTTCTTTTTGGATGGACGGTGCAATACCCAGACCAAGTCCATATCGCAGTCCCCATCGTCGCGACCTTTTTCACCGGGTAG
- a CDS encoding CFEM domain-containing protein (COG:S;~EggNog:ENOG410PSKP;~InterPro:IPR008427;~PFAM:PF05730;~SECRETED:SignalP(1-18)), protein MKFSLTLAIMASAGLVGAVSESKCARMCIDNMNNKAEELGCTSGDQRCLCDSENYSYGVRDCTAQACPEDDSAKVVQIALSTCPSDTKSGEQANGGSGSGSDSSSASAGSGSGSGSATTSGSDSDSTGSATDGAAGAGAASTGASGDSSATASGNEASATGSDSASATGSGAAGASATGSDASGSASGSDAAGASSTGSAASNSASATSSGADSSSTGSASGSNASSTLSTATSTGSGASSSETGSSDSGSGSDSGSGSDAASSSSSADGAANTDNAAPRVVLGSGAMGVAGLAALFAL, encoded by the exons ATGAAGTTCTCTCTTACCCTCGCTATCATGGCCTCCGCCGGCCTGGTCGGAGCCGTCTCCGAGTCCAAGTGCGCTCGCATGTGTATCGACAACATGAACAACAAGGCTGAGGAGCTGGGCTGCACCTCTGGTGACCAGCGCTGCCTCTGCGACTCTGAGAACTACTCCTACGGTGTCCGCGACTGCACTGCTCAGGCTTGCCCTGAGGACGACTCTGCCAAGGTTGTCCAGATCGCTCTCTCCACCTGCCCTTCTGACA CCAAGTCTGGTGAACAGGCCAACGGTGGCTCCGGCTCCGGTTCTGACTCTAGCTCCGCCAGcgctggctctggctctggttctGGCTCTGCCACCACCTCCGGCTCCGACAGCGACTCCACCGGTTCCGCTACTGACGgcgctgctggtgctggtgctgcttcCACTGGTGCCTCTGGCGACTCCTCCGCCACTGCTTCCGGCAACGAGGCCTCTGCCACTGGTTCCGACTCTGCTTCGGCCACTGGCTCTGGTGCTGCTGGCGCCTCGGCCACTGGCTCTGACGCCTCTGGTTCGGCTTCTGGCTCCGATGCTGCTGGTGCCTCGTCCACCGGCTCTGCTGCCAGCAACTCTGCTTCTGCCACCTCGTCCGGTGCCGACTCT TCCTCCACTGGCTCTGCTTCCGGCTCCAACGCTTCTTCTACCCTGAGCACTGCCACCAGCACTGGATCCGGTGCCTCTTCCTCTGAGACCGGCTCTTCtgactctggctctggctcggactctggctctggctccgATGCCGCCtcctccagttcctctgcTGACGGCGCCGCGAACACTGATAACGCTGCTCCCCGCGTGGTTCTCGGCTCCGGCGCCATGGGTGTTGCCGGTCTCGCCGCCCTCTTCGCTCTCTAA
- a CDS encoding uncharacterized protein (COG:S;~EggNog:ENOG410PQC7;~TransMembrane:6 (o31-51i128-145o157-178i199-221o256-274i330-351o)): protein MVVHSLVRRGVEMASDHFSKNPDQQQPDIQVSTWLLVLCAFTSLAFVLAMWSVDYTYGSVVATLAAVEDTNPDLYVRLDADYDPSKPDSIDPIAKDVDGAPKPITSKLRTTISHLRARAGRWSRFRGFAMYMTYGIARGSLFMILPVGSDQFCGQFAIQTVLAVLLANLQMAWVHIVVSKPSSKRFYQRIPGFKSWVQIAPVAAFENIVVGLAFFLPLLMAKAFGGWDSAMEEVSSTAPPTKAFCQMWAMTMVPSILSYLVSIPAQAIFVRVAASMLPEEDEAIVPFDRSFGGKVVPAILGGSGRLSIMDAWRTFDRPARVRYLKVIGKVLLMQGALLITFTLALLAQFSLMGVETMQKVIAHSRSA from the exons ATGGTCGTTCACTCCCTCGTTCGTCGGGGCGTGGAGATGGCCTCGGACCATTTCTCTAAGAATCCcgaccagcagcagccggaTATCCAAGTCTCGACATGGCTGTTGGTTCTCTGTGCTTTTACTTCGCTGGCCTTTGTGCTGGCGATGTGGTCG GTCGACTACACCTATGGATCCGTCGTTGCGACTCTCGCTGCCGTCGAAGATACCAACCCTGACCTCTATGTCCGTCTCGATGCCGACTACGACCCCTCCAAGCCCGACAGCATCGACCCCATTGCAAAGGATGTCGATGGCGCCCCCAAGCCCATCACCAGCAAGCTGCGTACCACCATCTCCCACCTCCGCGCCCGTGCCGGCCGCTGGTCCCGATTCCGCGGTTTCGCCATGTACATGACATACGGTATTGCGCGGGGATCCTTGTTTATGATCCTGCCGGTCGGATCGGACCAGTTCTGTGGACAGTTTGCTATCCAGACGGTTCTGGCCGTGCTGTTGGCCAACCTGCAGATGGCGTGGGTGCACATTGTCGTCTCGAAGCCTTCGAGCAAGCGTTTCTACCAGCGGATCCCCGGGTTCAAGAGCTGGGTGCAGATCGCGCCCGTCGCTGCGTTTGAGAATATCGTGGTGGGCCTTGCGTTCTTCCTGCCGCTGTTGATGGCTAAGGCGTTTGGTGGCTGGGATTCGGCTATGGAGGAGGTGTCATCGACCGCGCCGCCTACCAAGGCCTTCTGCCAGATGTGGGCGATGACCATGGTGCCGTCCATCCTATCGTACCTGGTCTCGATCCCTGCGCAGGCCATCTTCGTCCGTGTCGCGGCGTCGATGCTCCctgaggaggacgaggcTATTGTGCCATTTGACCGCTCGTTTGGCGGTAAGGTGGTTCCTGCTATCCTTGGTGGTAGTGGACGGTTGAGCATCATGGATGCTTGGAGGACGTTTGACCGACCGGCGCGGGTTCGGTATCTGAAGGTGATTGGCAAGGTGCTTTTGATGCAGGGTGCTTTGTTGATCACGTTTACTTTGGCGCTGTTGGCGCAGTTTTCGTTGATGGGGGTTGAGACGATGCAGAAGGTGATTGCTCACTCTCGGAGTGCGTAA